In Sorghum bicolor cultivar BTx623 chromosome 10, Sorghum_bicolor_NCBIv3, whole genome shotgun sequence, one genomic interval encodes:
- the LOC8065000 gene encoding RNA pseudouridine synthase 2, chloroplastic, which produces MAAATAPPPAAVAATLSALIRCQKFRRSSPRAIYARCVSSNASAEAAEPAESRKGGHGGMRLEEAVPVGEGRSRIDAWISARLGGGGVSRARVQASIRAGLVAVNGRPVSKVSHTVKGGDLVSCTVSELQPLRAEAEDIPLDIVYEDDHVLVVNKPAHMVVHPAPGNANGTLVNAILHHCKISTFTCLARSSTGDECLDSSDDDIDVFNVDQFATEDASSEVRNALVRPGIVHRLDKGTSGLLVVAKDEHSHAQLAEQFKLHTIRRVYISLTCGVPNPNSGRIEASIARDPNNRIRMIAIAGSGHRYARHAASRYKVREVFVGGGSALVEWRLETGRTHQIRAHAKYIGIPLLGDETYGGTKSMALSLLRPRTPSKYHSDLSNLISKVDRPCLHAALLGFKHPHSGKILEFSCPPPDDFSEVLDELRKVTSSDAQNGDGVV; this is translated from the exons ATGGCAGCTGCGACGGCGCCACCGCCGGCGGCGGTTGCCGCCACCCTCTCGGCCCTCATACGCTGCCAGAAGTTCCGTAGAAGCAGCCCTAGAGCTATCTACGCGAGATGCGTCTCCTCCAACGCGAGCGCGGAGGCGGCGGAGCCGGCAGAGAGCCGGAAGGGAGGCCACGGCGGGATGCGCCTGGAGGAGGCCGTGCCCGTCGGCGAGGGGCGCTCGCGGATAGACGCCTGGATATCGGCGCGTCTCGGCGGCGGGGGCGTCAGCCGCGCGCGCGTGCAGGCCAGCATCCGCGCGGGGCTCGTCGCCGTCAATGGCCGCCCGGTCTCCAAG GTTTCACATACTGTGAAGGGAGGGGACCTGGTCAGCTGCACGGTGTCGGAGCTACAACCGCTGAGGGCAGAGGCGGAGGACATCCCGCTAGACATTGTTTACGAGGATGACCATGTTCTTGTTGTCAACAAGCCGGCTCATATGGTTGTTCACCCGGCACCAGGAAATGCCAACGGCACATTAGTCAATGCTATACTTCATCACTGCAAGATCTCCACATTTACTTGCTTAGCACGCAGTTCAACTGGTGATGAATGCCTGGATTCTTCAGATGACGACATTGATGTATTTAATGTGGATCAATTTGCTACTGAAGACGCAAGTTCAGAAGTCCGGAATGCTCTTGTGCGCCCTGGTATTGTGCACAGGCTGGATAAGGGGACAAGCGGACTTCTTGTTGTTGCTAAG GATGAGCATTCTCATGCTCAATTAGCAGAACAGTTCAAGCTGCATACAATTCGTAGAGTATACATCAGTCTTACTTGTGGCGTGCCTAATCCAAATTCTGGCAGGATTGAGGCATCTATTGCACGTGATCCTAACAATAGGATTCGTATGATTGCTATTGCTGGATCAGGCCACAGATATGCACGGCATGCTGCTAGTAG GTACAAAGTAAGAGAGGTCTTTGTTGGTGGTGGATCTGCACTAGTTGAGTGGAGACTAGAGACAGGACGCACTCATCAG ATCAGGGCGCATGCAAAGTATATAGGGATCCCTCTTCTTGGTGATGAAACTTATGGAGGTACCAAAAGCATGGCATTATCGCTTTTGAGACCAAGGACTCCTTCGAAATATCATAGTGATCTTTCAAATCTGATATCTAAAGTAGACAGACCATGTCTTCATGCTGCATTGCTTGG GTTCAAGCATCCACATTCTGGAAAGATCCTTGAATTCTCATGCCCCCCACCAGATGATTTTTCGGAGGTGCTTGATGAATTACGGAAAGTTACATCAAGTGATGCCCAAAATGGTGATGGTGTTGTCTGA
- the LOC8069201 gene encoding NEP1-interacting protein-like 1 — protein sequence MDPSGGAFLPQLQAGSSSFPRSSSNTSLARTGSAGRGRGGTRGRKMMRRVCRGVITFIFAIAGLFLGAVTGGLIGLATESGLFRGTGIGAITGALVSIEVVDSSIRLWQSRRSGIWSILYVLNVIYSLLTGRLVREKVDPAVQRVVRSQMNAVDSSPFRESPDLFEVEATNGMPRASIDKLPESWITEEYRRDAVGDLSGCSVCLQDFQVGEKVRSLPDCWHVFHVPCIDGWLIKHGSCPLCRRKL from the exons ATGGATCCGTCGGGCGGCGCGTTCCTGCCGCAGCTGCAAGCTGGGAGCTCCTCCTTCCCGCGGTCCTCCAGCAAcacgtcgctcgccaggaccgGTAGCGCCGGCCGCGGGAGGGGCGGCACCAGGGGCAGGAAGATGATGCGCAGGGTCTGCCGCGGCGtcatcaccttcatcttcgCCATCG CTGGGCTGTTCCTGGGAGCGGTGACCGGCGGTCTGATCGGGCTGGCGACGGAGAGCGGGCTGTTCCGCGGCACCGGGATCGGCGCCATCACCGGCGCGCTCGTCTCCATCGAGGTCGTCGACTCCTCCATCCGGCTCTGGCAGTCGCGGCGCTCCGGGATCTGGAGCATCCTCTACGTG CTGAACGTGATCTACAGCCTCCTGACCGGCAGGCTGGTGCGCGAGAAGGTCGACCCGGCGGTGCAGAGGGTGGTCCGGAGCCAG ATGAACGCGGTGGACTCGTCGCCGTTCAGGGAGTCGCCGGACCTGTTCGAGGTGGAGGCCACCAACGGCATGCCGCGGGCGTCCATCGACAAGCTCCCCGAGTCGTGGATCACCGAGGAGTACAGGCGCGACGCCGTCGGCGACCTCTCCGGATGCTCCGTCTGCCTCCAG GATTTccaggtcggggagaaggtgcgGAGCCTGCCGGACTGCTGGCACGTGTTCCACGTGCCGTGCATCGACGGCTGGCTCATCAAGCACGGCTCCTGCCCGCTCTGCAGGAGGAAGCTCTAG
- the LOC8065001 gene encoding probable protein phosphatase 2C 60, which yields MLVTLMNLLRACWRPSNRHARTGSDVTGRQDGLLWYKDAGQHVNGEFSMAVVQANNLLEDQCQIESGPLSFLDSGPYGTFVGVYDGHGGPETACYINEHLFQNLKRFASEQNAMSADVLKKAYEATEDGFFSVVTKQWPIKPQIAAVGSCCLVGVICGGVLYVANVGDSRAVLGRHVKATGEVLAVQLSAEHNVSIESVRKELQSMHPEDRHIVVLKHNVWRVKGLIQVCRSIGDAYLKKQEFNREPLYAKFRLREPFNKPILSSEPSICVQPLQPHDQFLIFASDGLWEHLTNQEAVDIVHSSPRSGCARRLIRAALQEAAKKREMRYSDLKKIDRGVRRHFHDDITVIVVFLDSSLVSRASTHRGPTLSLRGGGASAGLRSNTLAPT from the exons ATGCTAGTGACATTGATGAACTTGTTGCGGGCGTGCTGGCGACCATCGAACCGGCATGCCCGAACAGGCTCAGATGTTACCGGTAGGCAGGATGGACTTCTATGGTACAAGGACGCCGGGCAGCATGTCAATGGGGAGTTCTCCATGGCTGTTGTTCAGGCCAATAACTTACTTGAGGACCAGTGTCAGATCGAGTCGGGCCCACTGAGTTTTCTAGATTCTGGACCATATGGCACTTTCGTTGGCGTTTACGATGGACATGGTGGTCCAGAGACGGCCTGCTATATCAATGAGCATCTCTTCCAGAATCTGAAAA GATTTGCATCTGAGCAGAATGCAATGTCTGCTGATGTACTGAAGAAGGCGTATGAAGCTACAGAAGATGGATTCTTCTCTGTTGTTACCAAACAATGGCCTATAAAGCCTCAGATAGCAGCTGTCGGCTCATGCTGCCTGGTCGGTGTAATTTGTGGCGGCGTGCTTTATGTTGCCAATGTTGGGGATTCCCGTGCCGTTTTAGGAAGACATGTTAAGGCCACTGGAGAAGTTTTGGCTGTCCAACTGTCAGCAGAGCATAATGTAAGTATTGAGTCAGTCAGAAAAGAACTGCAGTCAATGCACCCAGAAGATAGGCACATTGTTGTTCTCAAGCACAATGTTTGGCGTGTAAAAGGATTGATTCAG GTTTGTAGATCAATTGGTGATGCTTATCTCAAAAAGCAAGAGTTCAACAGGGAACCCCTATATGCAAAATTCCGCCTCCGTGAACCTTTTAACAAGCCAATACTAAGTTCAGAACCATCAATATGTGTGCAACCACTACAACCACACGACCAGTTTCTCATATTTGCATCTGATGGACTTTGGGAGCACTTAACCAACCAAGAGGCTGTTGATATTGTTCACAGTAGCCCCCGCAGT GGCTGTGCTAGGAGGCTGATAAGAGCCGCACTGCAAGAGGCAGCCAAGAAAAGAGAGATGAGATACTCGGACCTCAAGAAGATCGATCGCGGTGTTCGCCGTCACTTCCACGACGACATAACAGTCATAGTAGTGTTCCTTGACTCCAGCCTCGTAAGTAGGGCGAGCACGCACCGAGGTCCCACTCTTTCCCTGCGAGGTGGTGGCGCCAGCGCTGGCCTGCGCAGCAACACGCTTGCACCTACGTGA